The genome window TGCTTAAAAGACAGCTATGCTATATTTAATGACTGATTCGATTTCGCAAATACTTTGAGCCTGATTTCTCACGGTGAGGACAAACGATCGAACGTAGGGGCTTTGCTAGCGAAGACCGCGTAAAGGCCACAAGCACACGAAGTTCTACACGCCTCCAACGTTCGCAGGTGCCGCAAGCAGCACCCCTACAAATTCACACAGACTCAATCAACGCCCGTAGCGTCGTCACATCTGCCTTACGATCTGTCGGCACTTCGATCACCCGCACACCCTGCTCTGGCAATGAACTGATCGCCGCAACGAACTGCTCCCAGTCCGCCACTTGCTGGTGTGCGACTCCATGTGCCGCGCACAACTGGTCGATCTGCACGCGCTGAGGTGTTGCAAAATACTGCTCAAAGTCCGCATCCATCGCCGCCACTGGTAAATGCTCAAAAATACCGCCGCCATTATTATTCACCAGCACCACCGTCAGGCTCCCCTTCAATTCACCAGCCGCCAACAACGCATTGGAATCATGCAGGAATGCCAAGTCACCAGAAAGTAACACAGCAGGACTCCCGCGATGCGCAACACCGAGTGCTGTGCCCAGAGTGCCGTCGATCCCATTCGCTCCGCGATTGCAAAAGATCGGACATGCGCGGCTGTCAGCGTTCCAGAAAAACTCCGCATAGCGCACACTCATGCTGCTGGCAATGAAGGTCGGCGTGCCGACTGGCAAATGCTGCGACAACAACCACGACACCTTGCCCTCAAACAGTGCATCCGTCGCCTCAAACTTTGCATCTAACGTTGCCACAGCTTGCTGCTCTAACCGAACCCAGGACTGTATCCAGTCCGGATCCACGCTCTGATGCGCTAACAACTCAGCCAACACATGCGCTTCGCCATGCAATGGCGTCGCCACACGATGCAGCGGATCCGTATTGATCGGACGATCTGACAATAGGAATGCCACCGCCTCACTTCCCGCCAACCAAGCCCGCAGCACCTTACTCGTCGGCAAAGGTCCAATTTGCAGAACCGCCGTCGGCTCACAGCTTTCCGCCGTTGCAGGGTTCCTTAAAAATGCATCATAGTGGCAAATCAACGACTGATTCTGCCCGGCATGCCCACGCAATGGATTCAACACATCGCTGAGCACTGGCCATCCCAACTTGTGCGATAGCATCGCCACC of Lentimonas sp. CC4 contains these proteins:
- the menD gene encoding 2-succinyl-5-enolpyruvyl-6-hydroxy-3-cyclohexene-1-carboxylic-acid synthase; the protein is MTDQNSSSFDALARSNVNSVWGALTMEVLARLGVETVVVSPGSRSTPLTIAAARNPKLEAISILDERSAGFFALGLAKRTRKPVALVCTSGSAVVNYHPAVLEASMSGTPLLVLTADRPAELRDCSSGQTIDQMKIFGDSVRAFYEMALPESTPALLAYLRQTLVHAVDRSLNGNAGPVHLNFPFRDPLLPEVNAVPVIEATALEAEATVSTRPCEMVGCGANFDTVALERLASHRQGVIVVGAVNPRDGDESFADAVAMLSHKLGWPVLSDVLNPLRGHAGQNQSLICHYDAFLRNPATAESCEPTAVLQIGPLPTSKVLRAWLAGSEAVAFLLSDRPINTDPLHRVATPLHGEAHVLAELLAHQSVDPDWIQSWVRLEQQAVATLDAKFEATDALFEGKVSWLLSQHLPVGTPTFIASSMSVRYAEFFWNADSRACPIFCNRGANGIDGTLGTALGVAHRGSPAVLLSGDLAFLHDSNALLAAGELKGSLTVVLVNNNGGGIFEHLPVAAMDADFEQYFATPQRVQIDQLCAAHGVAHQQVADWEQFVAAISSLPEQGVRVIEVPTDRKADVTTLRALIESV